The following proteins are encoded in a genomic region of Reichenbachiella sp.:
- a CDS encoding M48 family metallopeptidase — protein MKWGALKELGILIIIFGAVWAGFSYYNYDEIENPFTISLEKEAELSDFMNKHLMSDFKIIQNQALDSSIQIITDRLLSNLDSAQYEYKFHIIDESETNAFTTLDGNIYIFSGLIKEVSSAEELALILAHEIGHAENKHVVDKLIKTIGIEALFSIMTGGDPVLISEISKLTLSTSFDRLNEEEADDFALSLAYESQINPRRLAQFFLKMKAKDQSVLQEKLEFISTHPMSSDRIKKSSDYTLPDDFKEIAIPLDWEIVKSYLN, from the coding sequence ATGAAATGGGGTGCACTTAAAGAGCTAGGGATACTTATCATCATCTTTGGCGCCGTTTGGGCTGGTTTTTCATATTACAATTATGATGAAATTGAAAACCCATTTACCATCTCACTCGAAAAGGAAGCTGAGTTATCCGACTTTATGAACAAACATTTAATGTCTGATTTTAAGATTATCCAAAATCAAGCATTAGATTCTTCTATTCAAATTATTACGGACAGGTTATTGTCCAATCTGGATTCAGCACAATATGAATACAAATTCCATATCATTGACGAGTCTGAAACCAATGCTTTCACTACGCTGGATGGCAATATTTACATCTTTAGTGGACTCATCAAAGAAGTGTCTTCGGCTGAAGAACTAGCCCTTATCCTGGCACATGAAATTGGTCATGCAGAAAACAAACATGTTGTTGATAAACTTATTAAGACTATTGGTATAGAAGCTTTGTTTAGCATCATGACCGGAGGAGATCCCGTATTAATTTCAGAAATAAGCAAACTGACGCTATCGACTTCATTCGACAGACTCAATGAAGAAGAAGCTGACGACTTTGCTCTTTCTTTGGCTTATGAAAGCCAAATCAACCCCAGAAGATTAGCCCAGTTTTTCCTAAAAATGAAGGCTAAGGATCAATCCGTACTTCAGGAAAAGTTGGAATTTATAAGTACTCACCCCATGAGCAGCGATAGAATAAAAAAGTCATCGGACTATACATTGCCCGATGACTTTAAAGAGATTGCTATTCCCTTAGATTGGGAAATAGTAAAAAGTTATCTCAATTAG
- a CDS encoding thiol-disulfide oxidoreductase DCC family protein — MGTNRKIDYLILYDGVCRFCNRSINFILSHERNAKLTFTPLQSELGQSILKDYNLPLDYTDSLLFMSKGQMSSHAQAAFKIAQFLKAPWRWLSFLSVLPISFTNFFYKLIAKHRYKLMGQADACILPTPATRDRFLE, encoded by the coding sequence ATGGGTACAAATCGTAAAATAGATTATTTGATACTCTATGATGGTGTTTGTAGGTTTTGTAATCGTTCGATCAATTTTATTCTTTCTCATGAGCGAAATGCCAAATTAACCTTCACGCCTTTACAGTCGGAGCTTGGACAGTCTATATTAAAGGATTATAATTTACCACTTGATTATACGGATAGTCTCCTGTTTATGTCAAAAGGACAAATGTCTTCTCATGCACAAGCGGCTTTTAAAATTGCTCAATTTCTAAAAGCGCCATGGCGATGGTTGTCATTTTTGAGTGTGTTGCCGATCTCTTTTACAAACTTTTTTTACAAGCTCATTGCTAAGCACCGTTACAAACTTATGGGCCAGGCTGATGCCTGCATACTTCCAACTCCAGCTACCAGAGATCGGTTTTTAGAATGA
- the fabD gene encoding ACP S-malonyltransferase, with the protein MKAYVFPGQGAQFTGMGKDLYENSSKAKTLFDSANQILGFDITKIMFEGTADELKETKVTQPAVFIHSVVSALINDDFKPDMVAGHSLGEFSALVANRTLTFEDGLKLVSQRAQAMQKACELNPSTMAAILGLEDEKVEEICAGIDDVVVAANYNCPGQLVISGSNAGIELACEKMKEAGAKRALPLPVGGAFHSPLMEPAREQLAAAIEATTFSEPICPVYQNVDAKAHSSVEEIKANLIAQLTAPVRWTQSVQQMVAEGATEFVECGPGKVLQGLVKKIHREAEVSGI; encoded by the coding sequence ATGAAAGCATATGTATTCCCAGGACAGGGAGCTCAGTTTACAGGCATGGGCAAAGATCTATATGAGAATTCTAGCAAGGCCAAGACACTTTTTGATAGTGCCAATCAAATTTTAGGATTTGATATTACTAAAATCATGTTTGAAGGTACAGCTGATGAGTTGAAAGAGACAAAAGTGACTCAACCTGCAGTTTTTATTCATTCTGTGGTGTCTGCTTTAATCAATGATGATTTTAAGCCAGATATGGTAGCGGGACATTCTTTGGGTGAATTTTCGGCGCTTGTAGCTAATCGTACTTTGACTTTCGAAGACGGGCTGAAGTTGGTTTCGCAGCGTGCTCAGGCCATGCAAAAAGCTTGTGAGTTGAACCCATCTACTATGGCAGCCATCCTAGGGTTGGAAGATGAGAAAGTAGAAGAAATTTGTGCTGGAATTGATGATGTAGTGGTGGCAGCCAATTACAACTGCCCAGGTCAATTGGTTATTTCGGGTTCTAATGCTGGAATCGAATTGGCTTGTGAAAAAATGAAAGAAGCTGGAGCAAAAAGAGCGTTGCCACTTCCAGTAGGAGGAGCTTTTCATTCGCCATTGATGGAGCCTGCCAGAGAACAATTGGCAGCTGCTATTGAGGCGACTACTTTCTCTGAACCTATTTGTCCAGTCTATCAGAATGTAGACGCAAAGGCTCATTCGAGTGTAGAAGAAATCAAAGCTAATTTGATTGCGCAGCTTACGGCACCTGTTCGATGGACACAGTCTGTACAGCAGATGGTGGCTGAAGGCGCAACTGAATTTGTAGAATGCGGACCAGGTAAAGTGTTACAAGGTTTGGTTAAAAAAATTCATAGAGAAGCTGAGGTGAGCGGAATCTAA
- a CDS encoding gliding motility-associated C-terminal domain-containing protein: MTYQTGLRLLGILFLSLLFCIEEALATHIRAGEIVAVRTSNSSLTYRFTVVGYTDTGSSVVFGGGEIDFGDGTVLNLSENAENSGTTPLEDEVAYNFFEITHTFSAPGKYTVRYNERNRNAGIQNMSNSVDTPFYIETTILIDPFVGLNNTPVFLVPPIDKGAVGAAFLHNPGAFDSDGDSLSYRITEPKQALDRVVNNYLSPADPEFYSDYLNGNEDQNDIPTFEIDAISGNVLWDAPGAPGEYNIAFIVDEWRKIEGEWFLLGSLVRDMQVIIEDTDNERPEILPPPDVCVEAGNTVNETITATDPDGHQVKIEAFGGPFELADNSAVLVPDDTYQNSPASVAFSWETSCELVRRRPYEVQLKATDNPELGPKLVDFKTWNITVVAPAPTGLSASSEPQRSVELTWDSYAGCLGASRIQIWRRVDSYEFVAEDCNVGLPESAGYQLIDTVGVNVTTYLDDNDGAKLAPGANYCYRIVAIFPEPAGGESYASTEVCVEMGLTAPIILEVDVEETDETTGQIFVRWQLPIDLDLDDYEYEIVRLPGQGGTNNPQILQSKIQYNGTDFLSYTDTGIDTKSNSFHYVINMMLIDQTDTTDASAPASSVWLETSSTTEAIILNWESLTPWSNIVQPEAGDPAEKYYHTIYRYEGDGFVAADDLQPSDFDSLTSVDASITGLYFEDVYDADDNPLNSDLEYYYYVETRGSYGNAAIEDPIVNKAQINSAQLDDGIPPNCTPVLTFDETFDCTTFLASQPCSFSNFTRDLSWTYDFGDCDPDVKAYRIYFSIDGSEEGFGEKGTDYVAEVQGTSFTHEGLGSYKGCYRITAVDKAGNEGEWDVEQTLCADNCPNYVLPNAFSPDKDSQSTNETFTPYTDLNNNIENFDYSLCPRFVRRVEFKVFDRSGGVLFDFNSARSGGEGQSVNSILINWDGTTDGGKELPAGVYYYGADVTFDVLNEEESKQTIKGWVQIVK; this comes from the coding sequence ATGACATATCAAACGGGACTTAGATTATTAGGCATACTATTCTTGTCGTTGTTATTCTGCATTGAGGAGGCGTTAGCTACTCATATTAGGGCAGGTGAAATCGTAGCTGTCAGAACATCAAATTCAAGTCTAACTTATAGGTTTACCGTAGTTGGTTATACGGATACCGGTTCTTCTGTTGTTTTTGGGGGTGGCGAAATTGACTTTGGAGATGGGACTGTATTGAACTTATCCGAAAATGCAGAAAATAGTGGAACTACACCGTTGGAAGATGAAGTGGCTTACAATTTTTTCGAAATTACGCACACATTTTCTGCTCCAGGTAAATATACTGTTAGATATAATGAACGAAACAGAAACGCAGGTATTCAGAACATGTCTAATTCTGTTGATACCCCTTTTTACATTGAAACAACCATTCTAATAGACCCATTTGTTGGCCTTAATAATACACCGGTATTTTTAGTGCCACCAATAGATAAAGGGGCAGTTGGTGCGGCATTTCTTCATAACCCAGGGGCATTTGATAGCGATGGGGATAGTTTATCCTACAGAATTACCGAACCAAAACAAGCACTGGATAGAGTTGTAAATAACTACCTATCACCTGCTGATCCTGAGTTTTACTCTGACTACCTGAATGGAAATGAAGACCAAAACGATATTCCAACCTTTGAGATTGATGCGATTTCAGGAAATGTTTTATGGGATGCACCTGGTGCTCCCGGAGAATATAATATTGCTTTCATTGTAGACGAATGGCGAAAGATAGAAGGTGAGTGGTTCTTGTTGGGCTCTTTGGTCAGGGATATGCAAGTGATAATAGAAGACACGGACAATGAAAGACCAGAAATTTTGCCCCCACCAGATGTTTGTGTAGAAGCGGGAAATACTGTGAATGAAACGATAACTGCTACTGACCCCGATGGTCATCAAGTCAAAATAGAGGCATTTGGAGGACCGTTCGAATTGGCGGATAATAGTGCGGTGCTTGTTCCAGATGATACTTACCAAAACTCTCCGGCTAGTGTAGCTTTCAGTTGGGAGACTTCTTGTGAATTGGTGAGAAGAAGACCCTATGAAGTACAATTAAAAGCTACTGATAATCCTGAACTGGGACCAAAGCTTGTTGATTTTAAGACCTGGAATATAACTGTGGTGGCTCCGGCTCCTACAGGTTTGTCAGCTTCATCTGAACCTCAACGGTCGGTTGAGTTAACCTGGGATTCGTACGCTGGCTGTTTGGGAGCAAGCCGTATTCAAATATGGAGAAGGGTTGACTCTTATGAGTTTGTAGCTGAAGATTGTAATGTAGGGTTGCCAGAGTCGGCGGGTTATCAGCTGATTGATACAGTAGGAGTAAATGTTACCACCTATCTCGATGATAATGATGGAGCTAAGTTAGCTCCAGGAGCGAATTATTGTTACCGTATAGTCGCGATATTCCCAGAGCCTGCCGGAGGGGAAAGCTATGCCTCGACTGAAGTTTGTGTCGAAATGGGTTTAACTGCTCCAATCATTTTGGAAGTGGATGTGGAGGAAACAGATGAAACTACTGGGCAAATTTTTGTAAGGTGGCAGTTGCCAATTGACCTTGATTTAGATGATTATGAATATGAAATAGTACGATTGCCAGGCCAGGGAGGAACTAACAATCCACAAATATTGCAATCGAAAATTCAATATAACGGAACGGATTTCTTGTCATACACAGACACAGGAATAGATACAAAAAGCAATTCCTTTCATTATGTGATTAACATGATGTTGATTGATCAAACTGATACCACGGACGCATCCGCACCAGCATCTTCAGTTTGGCTCGAAACGAGCTCGACGACCGAGGCTATTATTCTCAATTGGGAATCGCTTACACCGTGGTCCAATATTGTACAACCGGAAGCAGGAGATCCTGCAGAAAAATATTATCATACGATTTATAGATATGAAGGCGATGGTTTTGTTGCAGCAGATGACTTGCAGCCGTCAGATTTTGACTCCTTAACCAGTGTAGATGCTTCAATAACTGGATTATATTTTGAAGATGTTTATGATGCGGATGATAATCCACTAAATTCTGATCTTGAATATTACTATTATGTTGAGACCAGGGGAAGCTATGGCAATGCTGCCATTGAGGATCCTATAGTAAATAAGGCGCAGATAAATTCAGCTCAGTTGGATGATGGAATTCCTCCTAATTGTACGCCAGTATTGACTTTTGACGAGACTTTTGATTGTACTACTTTTCTAGCTAGTCAGCCCTGTTCATTTTCTAATTTCACTAGAGACTTGAGCTGGACCTATGATTTTGGCGATTGTGATCCAGATGTGAAGGCTTATCGAATTTATTTTTCTATTGACGGTTCGGAGGAGGGCTTCGGTGAGAAAGGAACAGATTATGTAGCTGAGGTGCAGGGCACGTCATTCACTCATGAAGGTTTGGGGTCTTACAAAGGCTGCTATAGAATTACTGCTGTGGATAAGGCAGGGAATGAGGGAGAATGGGATGTGGAGCAGACCTTATGTGCGGATAATTGCCCTAATTATGTATTGCCTAATGCCTTTTCTCCGGATAAAGATTCGCAATCTACCAACGAAACATTTACACCCTACACGGATTTGAATAACAACATCGAGAATTTTGATTATTCGTTGTGTCCTCGATTCGTAAGAAGAGTTGAATTTAAAGTTTTTGATCGATCAGGAGGGGTGCTCTTTGACTTCAATTCGGCTAGATCTGGCGGCGAAGGGCAAAGTGTGAATAGTATCTTGATCAACTGGGATGGAACCACAGATGGCGGCAAAGAGCTTCCTGCTGGGGTATACTATTACGGTGCCGATGTTACTTTTGATGTGCTGAATGAAGAGGAGAGCAAGCAAACAATCAAGGGATGGGTACAAATCGTAAAATAG